CGAGGAGGTGGAGGGCGCCCTGGCCGCCGGCCCCCGCTTCGCCGAGGTGTGCGTGGTGGGCGTCACCGGCACCCGCCGCGGCACCCCCACCGAACGGGTGTGTGCGGTGGTGGTGCCGGTCGACGCCGCCCTGGACCACGACGCGGCGGCGGCCGAGGTCGCCCGCCTCACGTCGACCCTCAGCGGGTACAAGCGGCCGGCGCTCGTGCGGGTCGCCCGCCGCCCGCTCCCCCGCACGCTCAAGGGAGCGCCCCGCCACGCCGAAGTGGCGCGGATGGTCGAAGCGGGGGAGCTGTGAGCGGCTGCTTCGTCGACCGGTTCGCCTACGCCCTCGGCAGCCGCAAGCTGGCCGTCGAGGAGACGGCGGCGGCCGGGCGCACGCGCACCGGGGCGGCGGAGCTGCTCGAGGCCGGGTTCCGCTTCCATCACGTGTGCGACGACGGGGAGACCGCCTACGACCTGGCCGAGGCGGCCGTGCGTTCCCTGGGCGACGCCGTCGAGGGCGCCGGCGCCATCGTGTACGCCACGTGCATCCCGGCCAACGCGAACGTCGCCGACCCGGCGCGGTTCGCCGCCAGCGGCGACGTCAAGGACCTCATGGACTACCCGGCCAGCCGGCTCCAGGCGGCGCTGGGGCTCGACGACGCCGTCGTCCTCGGCCTGAACCAGCAGGCGTGCACGAGCATGCTGGGGTCCGTCCGCGTGGCCTCGGCCCTCCTCGCCACCGAGCCCGGCATGGAACGGGTCCTGTGCGTCAGCGCCGACCGCTTCCCGCCGGGAGCGAGCTACGAGCAGGCGTACAGCCTGATCTCCGACGGCGCCGGGGCGTGCGTGGTGTCCCGCCGCCCGCCCGGGTACCGCATGGTCGCCGCCCACCACATCACCAACGGCGCCATGGTGGCCGCCGACGACGACGAGACGGTGGGCGCCTACTTCTCCTACACCCACCGGCTCGTCACCGAGCTGCTGGCCAAGGCCGGCCTGGCGCCCGGGGACCTGGCGTGGGTCGTCCCCCAGAACACCAACGTGAAGGCGTGGCAGATCCTCGCCCGCCTGCTCCGGGTCGACCACGAGCGGGTGTGGTGCCCGTCGATGCCGGACGTCGCCCACGTCATCAGCGCCGACAACATGGTGAACATGGCCTACCTGGAGGCGAGCGGGCGAGTGCAGCCCGGCGACAAGGTGCTCCTGGCCATGGCCGGCTACGGGATGAACTGGCAGGGCCTCGTGCTGGAGAAGGCGTGAGCTCCGGCGACCTGGCCGCCACGGCGGCCCGCCTCTCGGCCGCTTCCCGCCGGGCCTACCAGAACCCCTACGAGGGCGTCGAGTGGCCGGAGTCCGTCGACCGGGACCAGTGGTTCACCAGCCCCGAGCTGATCTCGCTGTACGGCACCCCGCTCTGGGACGGCCTCGACGAGAGCGCCCGGCGGCGGCTGAGCTTCTGGGAGGCGGTGAACTTCTACAGCCTCAACATCTGGGGCGAGCGCTCCCTGATGGAGGGCCTGGCCGCCCGGCTCCACCGCCCGGGACTGGAGGACGTGGCGGAGTACCTCCACCACTTCCTCGACGAGGAGAACAAGCACAGCGTGTGGTTCGCCACGTTCTGCCGGCGCTACGCCGGCAAGATCTACGCCGACCGCAAGGTGGCCTTCCCCCGCGAGTACGCCGAGGGCGAGGAGGACTTCCTGTTCTTCGCCAAGGTGGCGGTCTTCGAGGAGATCGTGGACCGCTACAACGTCGCCA
The DNA window shown above is from Acidimicrobiales bacterium and carries:
- a CDS encoding 3-oxoacyl-[acyl-carrier-protein] synthase III C-terminal domain-containing protein, producing MSGCFVDRFAYALGSRKLAVEETAAAGRTRTGAAELLEAGFRFHHVCDDGETAYDLAEAAVRSLGDAVEGAGAIVYATCIPANANVADPARFAASGDVKDLMDYPASRLQAALGLDDAVVLGLNQQACTSMLGSVRVASALLATEPGMERVLCVSADRFPPGASYEQAYSLISDGAGACVVSRRPPGYRMVAAHHITNGAMVAADDDETVGAYFSYTHRLVTELLAKAGLAPGDLAWVVPQNTNVKAWQILARLLRVDHERVWCPSMPDVAHVISADNMVNMAYLEASGRVQPGDKVLLAMAGYGMNWQGLVLEKA
- a CDS encoding diiron oxygenase, with translation MSSGDLAATAARLSAASRRAYQNPYEGVEWPESVDRDQWFTSPELISLYGTPLWDGLDESARRRLSFWEAVNFYSLNIWGERSLMEGLAARLHRPGLEDVAEYLHHFLDEENKHSVWFATFCRRYAGKIYADRKVAFPREYAEGEEDFLFFAKVAVFEEIVDRYNVAMGRDERLVPIARQINANHHAEETRHLVFGRRIVEHLWERHSPAWAEETVAGVRAHLTGFLEATWREYYNPDVYRDAGLGDPWATARLAWVHPATVAHRRDLSRTCLRVFTDAGVLVAGEVS